The following coding sequences are from one Mycobacterium bourgelatii window:
- a CDS encoding dTMP kinase codes for MLIAIEGVDGSGKRTLTEGLKAAFEAAGKSVTTLAFPRYGRSVTADVAAEALHGQHGDLATSVYAMAMLFALDRAGAVEEIVRLQRDYDVVILDRYVASNAAYSAARLHQNMTGEAVSWVQQMEYQRLGLPAPDWQVLLAVPVELAKQRARSRAESDPGRARDSYERDDGLQLRTGEVYRELADAGWGGRWLVVDADVDPKGLAARLAGVSGS; via the coding sequence GTGCTGATCGCCATCGAAGGGGTCGACGGTTCGGGTAAGCGGACGTTGACCGAGGGGTTGAAGGCCGCCTTCGAGGCGGCCGGCAAGTCCGTCACGACGCTCGCGTTCCCGCGCTACGGCAGATCCGTGACGGCTGACGTCGCCGCGGAGGCGCTGCATGGCCAGCACGGTGACCTCGCCACGTCGGTGTATGCGATGGCCATGCTGTTCGCGCTGGACCGGGCCGGCGCGGTCGAGGAGATCGTGCGGTTGCAGCGCGACTACGACGTGGTGATCCTGGACCGCTACGTTGCCTCCAACGCCGCCTACAGCGCCGCCCGTCTGCATCAGAACATGACGGGGGAGGCGGTGTCGTGGGTGCAGCAGATGGAATACCAGCGTCTGGGTCTGCCCGCGCCGGACTGGCAGGTGCTGCTGGCCGTCCCGGTCGAGTTGGCCAAGCAACGGGCGCGTAGCCGCGCCGAAAGCGACCCGGGTCGTGCGCGCGACAGCTACGAGCGCGACGACGGACTGCAGCTGCGCACCGGTGAGGTGTACCGAGAACTGGCCGACGCCGGGTGGGGCGGACGTTGGCTGGTGGTCGACGCGGACGTCGATCCGAAGGGTCTGGCGGCCCGATTGGCGGGCGTTTCGGGCAGTTAG
- a CDS encoding NAD(P)/FAD-dependent oxidoreductase translates to MVIGASIAGLSAARVLSDFYARVTVFERDDLPGEPASRSAVPQDRHLHMLMARGATEFEGLFPGLLDDMVAAGVVKLENRPDCIYLGAAGHVLGTGHTLRDEFTAYVPSRPHLEWQLRRRVRDIKNVEILQRSVLEPRYEPARERVTGVLLDPPEPDADPEFVAADLVVDAAGRGTRLPVWLKQWGYQPAQEATVGIGVKYASHAFRMPDGLIQEKVVVNGASHDQSLGLGMLFYEDRTWVLTTFGVANIKPPQTFSEMLTLVDELLPDYFGKALAQAEPIGKPAFHAFPASKWRRYHKLERFPAGIIPFGDAVVSFNPTFGQGMTMTSLQAGHLRRALESAVGASSDAQLAREFNRATAKTTFPVWMMNAIGDVTFHHAKADPEPRWWRSAGNLFDQFLGAAETDPVLAEWFLRRFSLLDSLYMLPPARIFGRTVVHNMRLWLNEQRAQRRGGGAARRGGTVRDVRALQLP, encoded by the coding sequence GTGGTCATCGGCGCCAGCATCGCGGGATTGTCCGCGGCACGGGTGCTGTCGGATTTCTACGCCCGGGTGACGGTATTCGAGCGGGATGACCTGCCCGGCGAACCGGCCAGCCGCTCCGCGGTGCCGCAGGACCGGCATCTGCACATGCTGATGGCCCGCGGGGCAACCGAGTTCGAGGGCCTCTTCCCTGGGCTGCTCGACGACATGGTCGCCGCGGGTGTGGTCAAGTTGGAGAACCGGCCGGACTGCATCTACCTCGGCGCCGCGGGCCACGTGCTGGGCACCGGGCACACCCTGCGCGACGAATTCACCGCGTACGTGCCGAGCCGGCCGCATCTCGAGTGGCAATTGCGGCGGCGCGTCCGCGACATCAAAAACGTCGAGATCCTGCAGCGCTCGGTACTCGAGCCACGGTACGAGCCGGCCCGGGAGCGGGTGACCGGCGTGCTGCTCGATCCGCCCGAACCCGATGCGGACCCCGAGTTCGTCGCCGCCGATCTGGTGGTCGACGCGGCGGGGCGCGGCACCCGATTGCCGGTCTGGCTCAAGCAGTGGGGATACCAGCCCGCCCAGGAAGCGACGGTGGGCATCGGCGTCAAATACGCCTCCCACGCGTTCCGCATGCCCGACGGGTTGATCCAAGAGAAGGTCGTGGTCAACGGCGCCTCCCATGATCAATCTCTGGGGTTAGGCATGCTGTTCTACGAGGACCGCACGTGGGTGCTGACCACCTTCGGCGTGGCGAATATCAAACCGCCGCAGACGTTTTCAGAGATGCTGACACTCGTCGACGAGCTGTTGCCGGACTACTTCGGCAAGGCGCTCGCCCAGGCCGAACCGATTGGCAAACCCGCATTCCACGCGTTCCCGGCCAGTAAGTGGCGTCGCTATCACAAGCTGGAGCGCTTCCCCGCCGGGATCATTCCGTTCGGTGACGCGGTCGTGAGCTTCAATCCCACCTTCGGTCAGGGCATGACGATGACGTCGCTGCAAGCGGGCCACCTGCGCCGGGCGTTGGAATCCGCCGTGGGCGCGAGTTCGGATGCTCAGCTGGCCCGCGAATTCAACCGGGCCACCGCCAAGACGACCTTTCCGGTGTGGATGATGAACGCCATTGGCGACGTCACCTTCCACCACGCCAAGGCCGACCCGGAGCCGCGCTGGTGGCGGTCGGCGGGCAACCTGTTCGATCAGTTCCTCGGCGCCGCCGAAACGGATCCCGTTCTCGCCGAATGGTTTCTGCGCCGATTCAGCCTGCTCGACAGCCTGTACATGCTGCCGCCCGCGCGGATATTCGGACGCACGGTGGTGCACAACATGCGACTATGGCTAAACGAGCAGCGCGCGCAGCGCAGGGGCGGCGGAGCAGCCAGGCGCGGCGGAACTGTCAGGGACGTCAGAGCCCTACAGTTGCCCTGA
- a CDS encoding alkane 1-monooxygenase, with translation MTTQFRSDSPEVPAAEWRDKKRHLWLMGLVAPTALFVMLPVVWGINQLGWHTAAQVPLWIGPFLVYILLPLLDLRFGPDGQNPPDEVMERLENDKYYRYCTYIYIPFQYASVILGAYLFTAPNLSWLGFEGGLGWLGKIGLALSVGVLGGVGINTAHEMGHKKESLERWLSKITLAQTCYGHFYVEHNRGHHVRVSTPEDPASARFGETFWEFLPRTVIGSARSAFHLEAQRIRRTGRSPWDPRTYLGNDVLNAFAMSVVLWGALIAVFGVGLIPFIIIQAVFGFCLLEAVNYLEHYGLLRQQNANGRYERCAPVHSWNSDHIVTNLFLYHLQRHSDHHANPTRRYQTLRSMEGAPNLPSGYASMISLTYFPPLWRKVMDHRVLEHYDGDITKVNVHPRLRKKLLAKYGAQEGGQEVAA, from the coding sequence ATGACCACACAATTCAGATCCGACTCGCCGGAGGTACCGGCGGCAGAGTGGCGCGACAAGAAGCGCCACCTGTGGCTGATGGGCCTGGTCGCGCCCACGGCGCTGTTCGTGATGCTGCCCGTCGTCTGGGGCATCAATCAGCTCGGGTGGCACACCGCGGCGCAGGTGCCGCTGTGGATCGGGCCGTTCCTGGTCTACATCCTGTTGCCGTTGCTTGACCTGCGGTTCGGTCCCGACGGGCAGAACCCGCCCGACGAGGTGATGGAGCGGCTGGAGAACGACAAGTACTACCGCTACTGCACCTACATCTACATCCCGTTCCAGTACGCCAGCGTGATCCTGGGCGCGTATCTGTTCACCGCGCCGAACCTCAGCTGGCTGGGCTTTGAGGGCGGTCTGGGCTGGCTGGGCAAGATCGGTCTGGCGCTCTCGGTCGGCGTGCTCGGTGGCGTCGGCATCAACACCGCCCACGAGATGGGCCACAAGAAGGAGTCGCTGGAGCGCTGGCTGTCCAAGATCACCCTGGCGCAGACCTGCTACGGCCACTTCTACGTCGAGCACAACCGCGGCCACCACGTGCGCGTCTCCACGCCCGAGGACCCCGCGTCGGCCCGCTTCGGCGAGACCTTCTGGGAGTTTCTGCCCCGCACCGTGATCGGCAGCGCGCGCTCTGCGTTCCACCTCGAAGCGCAGCGCATCCGTCGGACGGGCCGCAGCCCGTGGGACCCCCGCACCTACCTGGGCAACGACGTGCTCAACGCCTTCGCCATGTCAGTGGTGCTGTGGGGTGCGCTGATCGCCGTGTTCGGCGTCGGCCTGATCCCGTTCATCATCATCCAGGCGGTTTTCGGGTTCTGCCTGCTGGAAGCGGTCAACTACCTCGAGCACTACGGACTGCTGCGGCAGCAGAACGCTAACGGCCGCTACGAGCGCTGCGCCCCGGTGCACAGCTGGAACTCCGACCACATCGTCACCAACCTGTTCCTGTACCACCTGCAGCGGCACAGCGACCACCACGCCAACCCCACCCGGCGCTACCAGACGCTGCGCAGCATGGAGGGCGCGCCCAACCTGCCCAGTGGGTACGCATCGATGATCTCGCTGACCTACTTCCCGCCACTGTGGCGCAAGGTGATGGACCACCGGGTGCTCGAGCACTACGACGGCGACATCACCAAGGTCAATGTGCACCCCCGGTTGCGCAAGAAGCTGCTCGCCAAGTACGGCGCCCAGGAAGGCGGCCAGGAGGTTGCCGCGTGA
- the alkX gene encoding TetR family transcriptional regulator AlkX, which yields MKRIPYAEASRALLRDSVLDAMRDLLLTRDWSAITLSDVARAAGISRQTIYNEFGSRQGLAQGYALRLADRLVDAVHASLEANVGNIYQSFLQGFRTFFTETAADPLVVSLLTGVAKPDLLQLITTDSAPIINRASERLATAFTQTWVATSDDDANVLSRAIVRICLSYVSMPPEADHDVAADLARLLTPFAERHGVNIVP from the coding sequence GTGAAGCGCATTCCCTACGCCGAAGCGTCACGTGCCCTGCTCCGTGACTCGGTCCTGGATGCGATGCGGGATCTGCTGCTGACCCGGGACTGGTCTGCGATCACCCTGTCTGACGTCGCCCGTGCCGCGGGCATCAGCCGGCAGACCATCTACAACGAGTTCGGCTCCCGCCAGGGTCTGGCGCAGGGCTACGCCTTGCGACTGGCCGACCGCTTGGTCGACGCGGTCCACGCGTCGCTGGAGGCCAACGTCGGGAACATCTACCAATCGTTCCTGCAGGGTTTCCGCACCTTCTTCACAGAGACGGCCGCGGACCCACTGGTGGTCTCGTTGCTGACCGGCGTCGCCAAGCCCGATCTGCTGCAACTGATCACCACCGACAGCGCGCCGATCATCAACCGTGCTTCGGAGCGACTGGCTACGGCATTCACCCAAACCTGGGTTGCCACCAGCGATGATGACGCCAACGTGTTGTCGCGGGCGATCGTTCGGATCTGCCTGAGCTATGTGTCGATGCCACCGGAAGCCGACCACGACGTGGCGGCGGACCTGGCCCGGCTGCTGACCCCGTTTGCCGAGCGGCACGGGGTGAACATCGTTCCGTAG
- a CDS encoding rubredoxin, whose amino-acid sequence MSDYKLFQCVQCGFEYDEALGWPEDGIPPGTRWADIPEDWSCPDCGAGKGDFAMVEVARS is encoded by the coding sequence GTGAGCGACTACAAACTCTTCCAATGCGTCCAGTGCGGCTTTGAGTACGACGAGGCGCTGGGCTGGCCTGAAGACGGCATACCTCCCGGGACCCGCTGGGCCGACATCCCCGAGGATTGGAGCTGCCCGGACTGCGGCGCGGGAAAAGGCGACTTCGCGATGGTGGAGGTGGCACGGAGTTGA
- a CDS encoding rubredoxin codes for MTQKTSNAYQCPVCDYVYDEAKGDPREGFPAGTGWDEIPEDWTCPDCAVREKPDFERIGGNK; via the coding sequence GTGACCCAGAAGACGAGCAACGCCTATCAGTGCCCGGTCTGCGACTACGTCTACGACGAGGCCAAAGGCGATCCGAGAGAAGGCTTTCCAGCCGGCACGGGCTGGGATGAGATTCCCGAAGACTGGACCTGTCCGGACTGCGCCGTCCGCGAAAAGCCAGATTTCGAAAGGATAGGAGGAAACAAGTGA
- a CDS encoding APC family permease, producing MAGRWRMKSVEQSIADTDEPGTRLRKDLTWRDLVVFGVSVVIGAGIFTVTASTTGDITGPAIWVSFLIAAATCALAALCYAEFASTLPVAGSAYTFSYATFGEFLAWVIGWNLVLELAIGAAVVAKGWSSYLGTVFGFAGATAHFRSFDFAWNLDWGALLIITLVAVLLALGTKLSSRFSAVVTTIKVSVVILVVVVGAFYVKASNYRPFIPEPEIGGSEGGGLDQSVLSMLTGAGSSHYGWYGVLAGASIVFFAFIGFDIVATMAEETKEPQRNVPRGILASLGVVTVLYVAVSIVLSGMVSYTELKTVDGHSANLATAFKANGIDWASDIISIGALAGLTTVVMVLMLGQCRVLFAMSRDGLLPRWLAKTGRRGTPVRITVLVAVVIAATASVFPIDKLEEMVNVGTLFAFVLVSAGVIVLRRTRPDLERGFKAPGVPLLPIASVAACLWLMLNLTALTWVRFAVWLLLGTAIYAGYGHRHSVLGRRVAGTRSTTSTKVDSEDTS from the coding sequence ATGGCCGGTCGTTGGCGCATGAAGTCAGTCGAGCAATCGATCGCCGACACCGACGAACCGGGCACTCGCCTGCGCAAAGACCTCACCTGGCGGGACCTGGTGGTTTTCGGTGTCTCGGTGGTGATCGGGGCGGGCATCTTCACCGTGACGGCATCGACCACCGGGGATATCACCGGCCCGGCGATCTGGGTCTCGTTCCTCATCGCGGCGGCGACGTGTGCGCTCGCTGCGCTTTGCTATGCCGAATTCGCCTCAACGCTGCCGGTGGCGGGCAGCGCCTACACCTTCTCCTACGCCACCTTCGGCGAATTCCTGGCCTGGGTCATCGGCTGGAATCTGGTCCTGGAGCTGGCCATCGGCGCCGCCGTCGTCGCCAAGGGGTGGTCGAGCTACCTGGGCACGGTATTCGGATTTGCCGGAGCCACCGCACATTTCAGGTCCTTCGACTTCGCATGGAACCTCGACTGGGGTGCGCTGCTGATCATCACCCTGGTTGCGGTGTTGTTGGCGTTGGGCACCAAGTTGTCGTCGCGGTTCTCCGCGGTGGTCACCACGATCAAGGTGTCGGTGGTCATCCTGGTCGTGGTCGTGGGCGCGTTCTACGTCAAGGCGTCGAACTACCGGCCGTTCATTCCCGAACCCGAGATCGGCGGCAGCGAGGGCGGTGGCCTCGACCAGTCGGTGTTGTCGATGCTGACCGGCGCCGGAAGCAGCCACTACGGCTGGTACGGCGTGCTGGCCGGCGCGTCGATCGTGTTCTTCGCGTTCATCGGTTTCGACATCGTGGCCACCATGGCGGAGGAGACCAAGGAACCGCAGCGCAATGTCCCGCGCGGAATCCTCGCCTCGCTCGGCGTGGTCACCGTGCTTTACGTGGCGGTGTCGATCGTGCTGTCCGGGATGGTGTCCTACACCGAACTCAAGACCGTCGACGGTCATTCGGCCAACCTGGCCACCGCGTTCAAGGCGAACGGCATCGACTGGGCCAGCGACATCATCTCGATCGGCGCGCTGGCCGGCCTGACCACCGTGGTGATGGTGCTGATGCTGGGTCAGTGCCGGGTGCTGTTCGCCATGTCCCGCGACGGCTTGCTGCCGAGATGGCTGGCCAAGACCGGCCGGCGGGGCACGCCGGTGCGCATCACCGTGCTGGTTGCGGTGGTGATCGCGGCGACGGCGTCGGTGTTCCCCATCGACAAGCTCGAGGAGATGGTCAACGTCGGCACGCTGTTCGCTTTCGTGCTGGTGTCGGCCGGCGTGATCGTGCTGCGTCGGACCCGGCCGGACCTGGAACGCGGGTTCAAAGCGCCGGGGGTGCCGCTGCTGCCCATCGCCTCGGTGGCCGCCTGCCTATGGCTGATGCTCAACCTGACCGCTCTGACCTGGGTCCGGTTCGCCGTCTGGCTGCTGCTGGGCACCGCGATCTACGCCGGCTACGGGCATCGCCACTCGGTGCTGGGGCGCCGCGTTGCCGGCACCCGTTCGACGACCTCGACAAAAGTGGACTCGGAGGACACTTCGTAG
- the mtrB gene encoding MtrAB system histidine kinase MtrB, producing the protein MIWGSRRRTRSRWGRSGPMTRGLGALSRIVSVAWRRSLQLRVVALTLGMSLAVILALGFVLTSQVTNRVLDVKVRAAIDQIERARNTVSGIVNGEETRSLDSSLQLARNTLTSKTDPASGAGLAGAFDAVLMVPGDGPRAASSAGPVDQVPNALRGFVKAGQAAYQYATVRTEGFDGPALIVGSPTSSQVANLELYLIFPLANEQATITLVRGTMATGGLVLLVLLAGIALLVSRQVVNPVRSASRIAERFAEGHLSERMPVRGEDDMARLAVSFNDMAESLSRQITQLEEFGNLQRRFTSDVSHELRTPLTTVRMAADLIYDHSADLDPALRRSTELMVNELDRFETLLNDLLEISRHDAGVAELSVEAVDLRATVKSALGNVGHLAEDAKIELQVFMPEEEVIAEVDPRRVERILRNLIANAIDHAEHKPVQIRMAYDEDTVAVTVRDFGVGLRPGEEKLVFSRFWRSDPSRVRRSGGTGLGLAISVEDARLHQGRLEAWGEPGEGACFRLTLPLVRGHKVTTSPLPMKPVPAPPQSGPQPVVSPSSQPSAQDHAERQRQREHADWRG; encoded by the coding sequence GTGATCTGGGGCTCGCGGCGACGAACACGCAGTCGTTGGGGGCGTTCCGGGCCCATGACGCGGGGTCTGGGTGCGTTAAGTCGCATCGTTAGTGTTGCTTGGCGCCGCTCGCTGCAATTGCGAGTCGTCGCGCTAACCCTTGGGATGTCGTTGGCGGTCATCCTCGCCCTCGGCTTCGTGCTGACCAGCCAGGTCACCAACCGGGTCCTCGACGTCAAAGTGCGGGCCGCGATCGACCAGATCGAGCGGGCGCGCAACACCGTGAGCGGCATCGTCAACGGTGAAGAGACCCGCTCGCTGGACAGCAGCCTGCAGCTCGCGCGCAATACGCTGACGTCGAAAACAGATCCCGCCTCCGGCGCCGGCCTGGCCGGTGCCTTCGACGCGGTGCTGATGGTGCCGGGTGACGGTCCCCGCGCGGCGTCCAGCGCCGGGCCCGTCGACCAGGTTCCCAATGCACTGCGCGGGTTCGTCAAGGCCGGGCAGGCCGCCTACCAGTACGCGACGGTGCGAACCGAGGGCTTCGACGGTCCCGCGCTGATCGTCGGCAGCCCGACGTCGTCGCAGGTGGCCAACCTGGAGCTGTACCTGATCTTCCCGCTGGCCAACGAACAGGCCACCATCACGCTGGTGCGCGGCACCATGGCCACCGGCGGTCTGGTGCTGCTGGTCCTGCTGGCCGGGATCGCGCTGCTGGTGTCGCGTCAGGTGGTGAACCCGGTGCGGTCGGCGTCGCGGATCGCCGAGCGGTTCGCCGAGGGGCATCTGTCCGAACGCATGCCGGTGCGCGGTGAAGACGACATGGCCCGACTCGCGGTGTCGTTCAACGACATGGCCGAGAGCCTGTCGCGGCAGATCACCCAGCTCGAGGAGTTCGGCAACCTGCAACGCCGCTTCACCTCCGACGTCAGCCACGAACTGCGCACGCCGTTGACCACCGTGCGCATGGCTGCCGACCTGATCTACGACCACAGCGCCGACCTGGACCCGGCGCTGCGCCGCTCCACCGAGCTGATGGTGAACGAGCTCGATCGCTTTGAGACGCTGCTCAACGACCTGCTCGAGATTTCCCGGCACGATGCCGGTGTGGCCGAATTGTCCGTCGAGGCAGTCGATTTGCGCGCCACGGTCAAGAGCGCGCTGGGTAACGTCGGCCACCTGGCAGAGGACGCCAAGATCGAGTTGCAGGTCTTCATGCCGGAGGAAGAGGTGATCGCAGAGGTCGACCCGCGGCGGGTCGAGCGCATCCTGCGCAACCTGATCGCCAACGCCATCGACCACGCCGAGCACAAGCCGGTGCAGATCCGGATGGCTTACGACGAGGACACCGTCGCGGTCACCGTGCGCGACTTCGGTGTCGGGCTGCGGCCGGGCGAGGAGAAGTTGGTGTTCAGCCGATTCTGGCGGTCAGACCCGTCGCGGGTGCGTCGCTCCGGCGGCACCGGACTGGGTTTGGCGATCAGTGTCGAGGACGCGCGGTTGCACCAGGGCCGGCTGGAAGCCTGGGGCGAGCCCGGCGAGGGCGCCTGCTTCCGGCTCACGCTGCCGTTGGTGCGCGGCCACAAGGTGACCACCAGCCCGTTGCCCATGAAACCGGTCCCAGCACCGCCGCAATCGGGTCCCCAGCCGGTGGTCTCGCCGTCGTCGCAACCCAGTGCGCAGGACCACGCGGAGCGGCAACGCCAGCGCGAGCACGCCGACTGGAGAGGATGA
- the ahcY gene encoding adenosylhomocysteinase — protein sequence MTTLENSLTADVRNGIDFKIADLSLAEFGRKELRIAEHEMPGLMSLRREYADVQPLKGARISGSLHMTVQTAVLIETLVALGAEVRWASCNIFSTQDHAAAAVVVGPYGTPEEPKGVPVFAWKGETLEEYWWCAEQMLTWPDPDKPANMILDDGGDATMLVLRGMQYEKAGVVPPAEDDDPAEWKVFLNLLRKRFETDKGKWTKIAGSVKGVTEETTTGVLRLYQFAAAGDLAFPAINVNDSVTKSKFDNKYGTRHSLIDGINRGTDALIGGKNVLICGYGDVGKGCAEAAKGQGARVSVTEIDPINALQALMEGFDVVTVEEAIADADIVVTATGNKDIITLEHMKAMKDHAILGNIGHFDNEIDIAALERSGATRTNIKPQVDLWTFNDTGRSIIVLSEGRLLNLGNATGHPSFVMSNSFANQTIAQIELWTKNDEYDNEVYRLPKHLDEKVARIHVEALGGKLTKLTKDQAEYLGVDVEGPYKPDHYRY from the coding sequence ATGACCACGCTCGAAAATTCGCTAACCGCAGATGTTCGGAATGGCATCGACTTCAAGATTGCCGATCTGTCGTTGGCGGAATTCGGTCGTAAGGAACTGCGGATCGCCGAGCACGAGATGCCCGGACTGATGTCGCTGCGGCGTGAGTACGCCGACGTGCAACCGCTGAAGGGTGCCCGGATCTCGGGTTCGCTGCACATGACCGTGCAGACCGCGGTGCTGATCGAGACCCTCGTCGCGCTCGGCGCCGAGGTGCGCTGGGCGTCCTGCAACATCTTCTCCACCCAGGACCACGCGGCGGCCGCCGTCGTGGTCGGGCCGTACGGCACCCCCGAGGAGCCCAAGGGCGTCCCGGTGTTCGCATGGAAGGGTGAGACGCTCGAGGAGTACTGGTGGTGCGCCGAGCAGATGCTCACCTGGCCGGACCCGGACAAGCCGGCCAACATGATCCTGGACGACGGCGGTGACGCCACCATGCTGGTGCTGCGCGGCATGCAGTACGAGAAGGCAGGCGTGGTGCCGCCCGCCGAGGACGACGACCCGGCCGAGTGGAAGGTCTTCCTGAACCTGCTGCGCAAGCGCTTCGAGACCGACAAGGGCAAGTGGACCAAGATCGCCGGGTCCGTCAAGGGCGTCACCGAGGAGACCACCACCGGCGTGCTGCGCTTGTACCAGTTCGCCGCTGCGGGCGACCTGGCTTTCCCGGCGATCAACGTCAACGACTCGGTCACCAAGTCCAAGTTCGACAACAAGTACGGCACCCGGCACTCGCTGATCGACGGCATCAACCGGGGCACCGACGCGCTGATCGGCGGCAAGAACGTCCTGATCTGCGGTTACGGTGACGTCGGCAAGGGCTGCGCGGAGGCCGCGAAGGGCCAGGGCGCGCGCGTGAGCGTCACCGAGATCGACCCGATCAACGCGTTGCAGGCCCTGATGGAGGGCTTCGACGTGGTGACGGTCGAGGAGGCCATCGCCGATGCGGACATCGTCGTGACCGCCACCGGTAACAAGGACATCATCACGCTGGAGCACATGAAGGCGATGAAGGACCACGCCATCCTGGGCAACATCGGCCACTTCGACAACGAGATCGACATCGCCGCGCTGGAGCGTTCCGGGGCCACCCGCACCAACATCAAGCCGCAGGTCGACCTGTGGACCTTCAACGACACCGGTCGCTCGATCATCGTGCTGTCCGAGGGCCGGCTGCTGAACCTGGGCAACGCCACCGGGCACCCGTCGTTCGTGATGAGCAACAGCTTCGCCAACCAGACGATCGCCCAGATCGAGTTGTGGACGAAGAACGACGAGTACGACAACGAGGTGTACCGGCTGCCCAAGCACCTCGACGAGAAGGTGGCCCGCATCCACGTCGAGGCGCTCGGCGGCAAGCTGACCAAGCTGACCAAGGACCAGGCCGAATACCTCGGTGTCGACGTCGAGGGCCCCTACAAGCCCGACCACTACCGCTACTGA
- the mtrA gene encoding two-component system response regulator MtrA encodes MDSMRQRILVVDDDASLAEMLTIVLRGEGFDTAVIGDGTQALTAVRELRPDLVLLDLMLPGMNGIDVCRVLRADSGVPIVMLTAKTDTVDVVLGLESGADDYIMKPFKPKELVARVRARLRRNDDEPAEMLSIADVDIDVPAHKVTRNGEQISLTPLEFDLLVALARKPRQVFTRDVLLEQVWGYRHPADTRLVNVHVQRLRAKVEKDPENPTVVLTVRGVGYKAGPP; translated from the coding sequence ATGGACAGCATGAGGCAAAGGATTTTGGTCGTCGATGACGACGCTTCGCTCGCCGAGATGCTCACCATCGTGCTTCGTGGGGAGGGTTTCGACACTGCGGTCATCGGTGACGGTACCCAGGCCCTGACCGCGGTGCGCGAGCTGCGCCCCGATCTGGTGCTGTTGGACCTGATGTTGCCCGGCATGAACGGCATCGACGTGTGCCGAGTCTTGCGCGCCGATTCCGGTGTTCCGATCGTGATGCTGACCGCCAAGACCGACACCGTGGATGTGGTGCTGGGCCTGGAGTCGGGCGCCGACGACTACATCATGAAGCCGTTCAAGCCGAAGGAGCTGGTCGCGCGGGTGCGTGCCCGGCTGCGCCGGAACGACGACGAACCGGCCGAGATGCTGTCGATCGCCGATGTCGACATTGACGTGCCGGCGCACAAGGTCACCCGCAACGGCGAGCAGATCTCGCTGACGCCGTTGGAGTTCGACCTGCTCGTCGCGTTGGCGCGCAAACCGCGCCAGGTGTTTACTCGTGATGTGCTGCTCGAACAGGTGTGGGGATACCGGCACCCGGCGGACACCCGCCTGGTGAACGTGCACGTCCAGCGTCTGCGGGCCAAGGTCGAAAAAGACCCCGAGAACCCGACTGTGGTTCTGACCGTTCGAGGAGTGGGATACAAGGCCGGACCTCCGTGA